From Deltaproteobacteria bacterium, a single genomic window includes:
- a CDS encoding hydrogenase small subunit, giving the protein MKVGRRDFLKFCIGSAATLGLEASVVGKLSKALAAEGNGLATVVWLNGANCTGCTVSLANMIGTSAPTDIADLLINTINLAFHPNLMGAAGDLAVRVLEEATARPYILAVDGGIPTAFNGHACLLWTEKNAGGQSHEVTAMEAVQRLAPGAQAILAVGTCSSFGGIPGGNPNPTGIRSVSQLSGLPTVNIPGCPPHPNWIVSTIARFLAGASLSLDSQGRPAFLFEGDTHNVHKNCPRKGNGEARNFAQSGCLKELGCNGPRTQADCPKHLWNNGTNWCIGANAVCLACTENGFPDKFSPFYDIASGGEEMQRDFVLTRAEWRGDRSELIIGGEGKPGASAQIFDSQSSALIGATVVASSGLWNITVSQPSTIPCSIRAESEGQTFQRDVDNAPESCGSETPGPGAVPFEFSKAEWRSDTKELRLEGKASPGSNAQLFDAYSGDLLGSAVAASDGKWKLRLPDPRPVPCRVRADCGSTSLEMAVKDAPSDCGSVGPGALQFEFIKAEWRNDTKELRLEGKASPGSNVQLFDAYSGDLLGSAVAASDGKWKSTRKDPRPVPCRVRADCGSTSLEMAVKDAPSNCGSVGPGALPFEFKKAEWRKDNKELRLEGNASQGSNVRLFDAYSGNLLGSAKAASDGKWKLSLHDPRPVPCRVRADCGVETFEKSVKDAPVDCGRNS; this is encoded by the coding sequence GTGAAAGTAGGAAGACGTGATTTTCTAAAGTTCTGCATTGGTTCGGCGGCCACGCTGGGTCTCGAAGCCTCGGTGGTCGGTAAGCTGAGCAAAGCGCTCGCCGCTGAAGGGAACGGGCTCGCAACCGTGGTATGGCTGAACGGAGCCAACTGCACGGGATGCACCGTGTCGCTGGCTAATATGATCGGTACCTCCGCACCAACGGATATCGCCGATCTGCTCATCAACACCATTAATCTCGCCTTTCATCCGAACCTTATGGGCGCAGCCGGCGATCTCGCCGTCCGTGTTCTGGAAGAGGCGACCGCGCGGCCGTACATTCTGGCTGTAGATGGAGGCATCCCGACCGCATTCAACGGGCACGCATGTCTCCTATGGACCGAAAAGAACGCTGGAGGACAGTCCCACGAAGTTACGGCCATGGAAGCGGTGCAGCGTCTTGCCCCAGGCGCCCAGGCCATTCTCGCCGTTGGAACGTGTTCCTCTTTTGGAGGAATCCCGGGCGGCAACCCGAATCCCACGGGCATCCGGAGTGTGTCCCAGCTTTCGGGACTTCCCACGGTGAACATTCCAGGCTGCCCGCCGCATCCCAATTGGATTGTTTCCACCATCGCCCGGTTTCTGGCCGGCGCCTCTCTCTCTCTCGATTCGCAAGGGAGGCCTGCGTTCCTTTTCGAGGGGGATACCCACAACGTCCACAAGAACTGTCCCCGGAAGGGAAACGGAGAGGCAAGGAACTTCGCCCAGAGCGGCTGCTTGAAGGAGCTGGGCTGCAATGGACCCAGAACCCAGGCCGACTGCCCGAAACATTTATGGAACAACGGAACCAACTGGTGCATTGGAGCCAATGCCGTGTGCCTGGCTTGTACGGAAAACGGATTCCCGGACAAGTTTTCTCCTTTTTACGACATCGCCTCCGGCGGCGAAGAGATGCAGAGAGACTTCGTTCTCACTCGAGCCGAATGGCGAGGAGACCGGTCGGAACTCATCATCGGTGGAGAAGGCAAACCCGGTGCTTCCGCGCAGATCTTCGACAGCCAATCATCGGCCTTAATCGGCGCCACGGTAGTGGCTTCCAGCGGCTTGTGGAACATCACCGTTTCCCAGCCCTCGACGATTCCCTGTAGTATCAGAGCCGAATCCGAGGGTCAGACGTTCCAGCGGGACGTGGACAACGCGCCGGAGAGCTGCGGAAGTGAAACTCCCGGTCCCGGCGCCGTCCCGTTCGAGTTTAGCAAGGCGGAATGGCGCAGTGACACCAAGGAGTTGAGACTGGAAGGCAAGGCGTCTCCGGGTTCGAACGCGCAACTGTTTGACGCCTATTCCGGCGATCTTCTTGGATCCGCCGTGGCAGCCTCCGACGGCAAGTGGAAGTTAAGGCTGCCCGATCCACGCCCGGTACCCTGCCGCGTAAGGGCCGATTGTGGAAGCACAAGCCTTGAGATGGCCGTCAAGGATGCACCCTCGGACTGCGGGTCCGTCGGTCCGGGAGCACTGCAGTTTGAGTTTATCAAAGCCGAATGGCGCAATGACACCAAGGAGTTGAGACTGGAAGGCAAGGCGTCTCCGGGCTCGAACGTGCAACTGTTTGACGCCTATTCCGGCGATCTTCTTGGATCCGCCGTGGCAGCCTCCGACGGCAAGTGGAAGTCAACGCGGAAGGATCCGCGGCCGGTCCCCTGCCGCGTAAGGGCCGATTGTGGAAGCACAAGCCTTGAAATGGCCGTCAAGGATGCGCCCTCGAACTGCGGATCCGTCGGTCCGGGCGCCCTTCCATTCGAGTTTAAAAAGGCGGAATGGCGCAAGGATAACAAGGAGCTGAGATTAGAGGGAAATGCATCCCAGGGCTCCAATGTGAGACTGTTTGACGCCTATTCCGGCAATCTTCTTGGATCCGCCAAGGCGGCGTCCGACGGCAAGTGGAAGTTATCGCTGCACGATCCGCGGCCGGTGCCCTGCCGCGTGCGCGCCGACTGTGGAGTCGAAACCTTTGAAAAGTCCGTCAAGGACGCGCCCGTGGACTGCGGGAGGAACTCCTAA
- a CDS encoding S8 family serine peptidase, producing MPPAAVRLLADDPAVEAVKFDARIAGPSIQASGFVEKEWNLRTIYAHFLWDLGYTGQNVVLGSLDTGVDLQHPLLQGQWRGGENSWFDPNGEHDAPSDRSGHGTQIMGLMVAGETPDGTAIGVAPGAMWIAAKIFNDAGVAPLSSIHAAFQWVLDPDGQSETDDAPDVVVNSWEFAAANKCVDEFQNDIDTLRTAGIALVFIAGNFGPNAATSASPGNNGNTFSVGSVDFFSEVSDFSSRGPSACDGRIFPDVTAPGESVDTTDLSLGGFPNIVTVDGTSMAAPHAAGAMALLLSAFREASIPHLENALRVTAFHPLCAAPDNDYGYGILNVLGAYLRLIHTVGCPDDLNRDGIVEEADIQLLAREFGESDCAGVGGCAGDMNFDNRLDGIDLSEFALRYGEIACPVYPLPYDLPQGDSARDGCTPLPDDL from the coding sequence GTGCCCCCTGCCGCCGTTCGCCTGCTGGCCGACGATCCGGCCGTAGAGGCCGTCAAATTTGACGCCCGGATCGCGGGGCCGTCCATTCAAGCGTCGGGGTTCGTTGAAAAGGAGTGGAACCTGCGCACGATATACGCCCATTTCCTCTGGGACTTGGGATATACGGGGCAGAATGTGGTTCTCGGGAGTCTGGATACCGGAGTGGATCTCCAGCATCCCCTGTTGCAGGGTCAATGGCGCGGAGGCGAGAACAGCTGGTTCGACCCCAACGGCGAACATGATGCGCCTTCTGACAGGTCCGGCCACGGCACGCAGATCATGGGACTCATGGTTGCGGGCGAAACCCCCGACGGAACGGCCATTGGAGTGGCCCCGGGAGCGATGTGGATTGCTGCCAAAATCTTCAACGACGCGGGAGTCGCGCCCCTGAGTTCGATTCACGCGGCGTTTCAGTGGGTTCTGGACCCGGACGGCCAATCGGAAACCGACGATGCGCCGGATGTGGTGGTCAATTCCTGGGAGTTTGCCGCTGCGAACAAATGCGTGGACGAGTTTCAGAACGACATCGACACACTCCGGACCGCCGGCATTGCGCTGGTGTTCATTGCCGGCAATTTCGGTCCTAACGCGGCCACCAGCGCTTCCCCTGGGAACAACGGCAACACGTTCTCCGTAGGTTCCGTGGACTTTTTCTCCGAGGTATCCGACTTCAGCAGCCGGGGGCCTTCCGCCTGTGACGGGCGGATCTTTCCGGATGTGACCGCTCCGGGAGAAAGCGTTGACACCACGGACCTGTCCCTGGGCGGCTTCCCGAACATCGTAACGGTGGACGGAACCTCTATGGCGGCCCCTCACGCAGCCGGCGCCATGGCTTTACTGCTCAGCGCCTTTCGCGAAGCGAGCATCCCGCATCTTGAAAACGCGCTACGGGTCACCGCTTTTCATCCGCTTTGCGCGGCTCCTGATAACGATTACGGATACGGGATTCTCAATGTATTAGGCGCCTATCTCCGACTGATTCACACGGTGGGCTGTCCGGACGATCTGAACCGAGACGGAATCGTGGAGGAAGCGGACATCCAACTGCTGGCTCGGGAATTCGGGGAATCGGATTGCGCCGGTGTAGGAGGCTGCGCAGGAGATATGAACTTCGACAACCGGCTGGACGGAATAGACCTGTCCGAATTTGCCCTCCGCTATGGCGAAATCGCGTGCCCGGTTTATCCTCTTCCGTATGACTTGCCGCAAGGTGATAGCGCCCGGGACGGATGCACGCCCCTCCCGGATGATCTGTGA
- a CDS encoding hydrogenase maturation protease, producing the protein MEMIKMKILVLGLGNLLLADEGVGVHAAHSLLEDGCPDHVEVMDIGTAVLDALPALEEAERVVVIDAVKGGHPPGTIYRMPIEAFESAKCIPSMHGFDITRVLSLTQRNTPPEVTVLGVEPATIDWSLELSPQVRATFPDLMRTLRDEIGEGGRFKDHRSSGRGVHPSRALSPCGKSYGRG; encoded by the coding sequence GTGGAAATGATCAAGATGAAGATCCTGGTGTTGGGACTTGGAAATCTGCTTTTGGCGGACGAGGGAGTGGGGGTGCACGCAGCCCATTCCCTGTTGGAAGACGGGTGTCCGGACCATGTGGAGGTCATGGACATTGGCACGGCGGTCCTCGATGCGTTACCCGCTTTGGAGGAAGCCGAACGGGTCGTTGTGATCGATGCGGTGAAAGGAGGACACCCGCCCGGGACCATCTATCGGATGCCGATCGAGGCTTTCGAGTCCGCGAAATGCATTCCGTCCATGCACGGTTTCGACATCACCCGGGTCCTTTCACTGACGCAACGGAACACGCCCCCCGAAGTTACGGTCCTGGGCGTGGAACCGGCGACCATCGACTGGTCCCTGGAACTCTCACCCCAGGTCAGAGCCACGTTTCCGGATTTGATGCGGACCCTTCGAGACGAGATCGGGGAAGGGGGGCGTTTCAAAGATCACAGATCATCCGGGAGGGGCGTGCATCCGTCCCGGGCGCTATCACCTTGCGGCAAGTCATACGGAAGAGGATAA
- a CDS encoding nickel-dependent hydrogenase large subunit produces MDPVTRIEGHMKVEVTVETVGGQQQVIDARCTGTLFRGFEQILEQRHPADAPVITQRICGVCPTSHGMTSVMALEDAVGMTVPANARILRNLTLGANFVQSHILHFYLLAALDYVAGPQTAPWSPLWDHDFKSDPRTATVISHLAQALEARRRAHQLGAVYGGRMPSTHAYIPGGFTNPPSTQGQNEFRTHLDWLVEFIRNVYVPDVLAVADVYSEYFDIGRGCENLLAYGVFDLNDGGGSKLLRTGFAANGTLTPTLSLSDLDITESVTHSWYADSTNNLQPSNGNTVAAYPKGEAYSWLKAPRYRGAPYEVGPLARMWVNGDYQNGVSVMDRHAARAQECLKIAEAMQGWLDQLNEGGSVYSDFPFSSSGVGVGLSEAPRGALGHWVEISGGKIQHYQVVTPTCWNASPKDSNHVAGPMEQALIGTPIRNAEAPVEALRVIHSFDPCLSCAVHIMKPDGKPVVVRTGGR; encoded by the coding sequence ATGGATCCGGTTACCCGGATCGAAGGACATATGAAAGTGGAAGTGACCGTCGAAACAGTGGGAGGTCAGCAGCAGGTCATTGATGCCCGTTGTACCGGCACCCTGTTTCGCGGTTTTGAACAGATCCTCGAACAGCGACACCCCGCGGACGCGCCGGTGATCACTCAGCGTATATGCGGCGTTTGCCCGACTTCCCACGGAATGACTTCCGTCATGGCTCTGGAAGACGCCGTGGGGATGACCGTTCCGGCCAATGCTCGGATCTTGAGGAACCTCACCCTCGGGGCGAATTTCGTCCAGTCGCACATCCTGCATTTCTATCTGCTCGCGGCCCTCGACTACGTAGCCGGACCGCAAACAGCCCCCTGGTCGCCGCTATGGGATCACGATTTTAAGAGCGACCCGCGGACCGCCACCGTGATCTCTCATCTGGCCCAGGCCCTGGAAGCACGTCGGAGAGCTCACCAGCTTGGCGCGGTATACGGCGGCAGGATGCCCTCCACTCACGCATACATACCGGGGGGCTTCACCAATCCTCCGAGTACGCAGGGCCAAAACGAGTTCCGAACACACCTCGACTGGCTCGTCGAGTTCATCCGGAACGTGTACGTCCCGGACGTTCTGGCGGTAGCCGACGTCTATTCCGAATACTTCGATATTGGAAGAGGCTGCGAAAATCTGCTCGCATACGGTGTATTTGACCTGAACGACGGGGGAGGTTCCAAGCTCCTGAGGACCGGGTTCGCGGCAAACGGGACGCTAACCCCGACGCTCAGCCTGAGCGATCTCGATATCACGGAATCCGTTACCCATTCCTGGTACGCGGATAGCACGAACAATCTTCAGCCTTCCAATGGCAATACGGTGGCGGCTTACCCTAAAGGCGAAGCGTATTCCTGGCTCAAGGCTCCGCGTTACCGGGGCGCGCCCTATGAAGTAGGGCCGCTGGCCAGAATGTGGGTCAACGGAGACTATCAAAACGGCGTCTCGGTGATGGACCGGCACGCGGCGCGCGCCCAGGAATGCCTCAAGATCGCCGAGGCCATGCAGGGCTGGCTCGATCAGCTCAATGAGGGAGGCAGCGTTTATTCGGATTTTCCGTTTTCCTCCTCCGGCGTCGGAGTTGGGCTTTCCGAGGCGCCGAGAGGCGCCCTCGGGCACTGGGTGGAGATTTCCGGCGGAAAAATCCAGCACTACCAAGTGGTTACGCCTACGTGTTGGAACGCATCCCCGAAGGATAGCAATCACGTAGCCGGACCTATGGAGCAGGCGTTAATCGGAACACCGATTCGAAACGCGGAAGCTCCCGTAGAGGCGCTACGAGTGATTCACTCGTTCGATCCGTGTCTGTCCTGCGCCGTTCACATTATGAAACCCGACGGCAAACCGGTGGTCGTCCGGACCGGCGGCAGGTAG